TCTTTCattgtaattttatgtttaaataatatTGGAACTAGAGAGTTTTCATatataataaaacacattttataattAAACTTCAAAATGTTCTGTTGATAAAATCTCTTTGAATAATGACTATCTTACTCCTCAGCCATTATTTCCACCTTCAAAAGCACTCATGCCAGTGAACGCCATATACTTACCATTCTCCAGCAGAACATCCACAGCCATAGTTGTCAGGTCTTTAGTACAAGCAGCCCGAACATCCTCAGTAGGAGCAGTGAATGTACTAAGTCCTGTTAGTTTGTTGATGTAAACCATTCTTCCCAGAGTTACATCAAAATGCTGCTGCCAATCCAAAGAACAAGTGTTGGACTCTTCATTTCCAGAACAAGTTCTTGCTATGGATCCCTCACTCTGAAAACAAGTTCCATTTTGGTTAGCTGTGGAATCTTCCACGCAACTCATTAACATTCTACTCGGAGAGTCAGGACTTCCAATCTGTTGTTTTGAAGCTATAGGAACATCTGAATCCTTACTGGTAACTGTAGCATGGTCATAGGGCAGTACCAAAGGATTTCCTGGTATCTTCTCAGTGGTATTGTTGTTAGAATATGTTTCACTGTCTTTACTGAAGAGATTACCTTGTGCGACAGAGTCTGACATTGGGATGTTgtcactttctgtttttttatgcTCAGTTTTAAATAACTTACAAGAATCTAGGGTTAACCCACTGGACAAGTCACCATCTTTCCTACTGGAATCTAATTGTGGCAATTCATTAAAATGACTCATCTCCATCTTTTGAGTCTCTCTTTCGGAACCCTTCAATCTGGATAATTTAGAGGCTAGTGATTCAGGCGACTTCTGAACATCCAAAAATTTCCTGTTAAAATGAGGTAACTCCTGTGGAGTTATAGTGCTTTCTGTTAAGCAAAGCATCTGTTGTTCCAAACAATCATATTCCTTGGAGAATGGAAACTTTTCTGAAAAAAACATGTGATTTACTGGTTGACAGCTACTATTGGAATCATTATATTTCATAGTAGTGATTTCACAGATATCAGAGTTGTCTaagtggtttttgtctttcaatggGATGTCAGGTTCAACCTGAGGACTGAGATTGGTAGTGATTTctaaagtattattttcttccacttcagtattcagaGGATTTTTAACCTTCCCATATTGCCTCTTAAACTTCTCTAAAGATCCTAGCTGTGAATTTAAGCTTAGCTTCTTATGAGGTATGGGTTTGGCAGGACCAATCAACTTGTCTGTTTTCTTACTACCATCTGAAACATGTCTACCCCAAGAGAAAGAGGATGTGTCAGGTAATAAGCCACCTGTGTGTGATTTTTTACTACTTTCCcgaaaaatagcaaaatttttaTAAGCTGCTGTATGTTTGTTCTCTAGCCCATAACTTCGATTTGTTCTGCAGAGACTTTCGTTGGGCAGTTGAGCAAATTCTTTACTTAAAGTGCTGGTTAAATCTTTGCTGTTTTGAGTCTCAACTGAATGGAGTGTTCTATTTCCAAATGTTTCTTTGGCACTCACAGGACCAGGTTgagcataatttttaaataaatgttctgTTTCAGTTGATTTAGTTTGCTCATTTTGTACCACATGAGTTATGAAGCCAGTGGAACATAATTTAACTTGTCcataatgaaaaacatttattcttcCACAAGTActaggttttttccttttctcttcctctctctgagcACTAGGTTCTCCTGATAATGCTGTCTCAAAAGACAGAGGTTGGCATTCCATTTCAGTAGCATCTTTAAATCTCTCTGGTTGATTctgaattctattattttccaggATGTTGGCATCCATGCTATTAACAGTAGTACTTACTTTCTGTATTTCTAGATCTTCTCCACTCCCCTCAAAGTGATATAATGTCTGAAAAGGACTTCCAAACATTGCTGAACTGGTTCCACATGGATTTTCTGGAGAATTATGTTCCAAGCAATATTTTTgatgtttcttattttctcccGATTCTGATGCTCCAGCTGTCTCTTGTTCTAAGTTCCTTGACTGTAAGCAAGCACTGTCTTCATTTTGCAAAGATGACTCTGCCATTTTACAATGGGCTGGCCCATTGGATTTGTAAGTGTACAAAAATGAATCATTTGTCTCTTTCCTGATAGCTTCTGAATCCCTAGAATTCTGTGTGCTTACGTTTTCTACAGgagcttttcttttcacagcttttgacTGCAAGTTGAACATCTCGTAGGAATCCAAAATATTATTACATGCTTCTTGGAAATTGACCTGGCCACACTTCTCATCAGAGGACACTTGCTTCTGAAGACTGACACTAAATAAACTAAAATCATTATCTTCACTAAATTCCTTAATGTCCTCACTTGATAATTccacaaataatttttctttctttaaaaacatttttactccTTCCTGAATGCAAACCAAAACAGTATCCCAGTTCTGAAACTCAATCAGGGTTTTTGCTGGTTCCAGGCACACATCATAGTCACAGAACTGGCACTGCACATTGATTACATAGATACCATGGAGTTCTGGGTTAGACCGAGGCCGAGGACTTGAATTCATTTGCCTACTGGCAGAACCACTCTTTGGTTTGCATATAATACTTTCTTTCCTTAATAAAAAGTCAATGAGTTTATGCAACTTTGTCCTTAAAACTAACCTCTTGTTCACAAACAAAAACTGCATATTCTTATTATAATGTGCTTCAGAGCTGATAAAGCCAGTAAGCTCAAACTccttgtatttaaaatttatttctcttaactTTTGGGACTTACCCAGTCCATAAATTTGACAAAACCGGGAACATATGTCTTTGGTTTTAGGGAGTTGAAGAACCATGGAGCCAGAAACATCATttctcaaagagaaagaaatggaagggTGCATGAGTGACAGAGCTTCTATCCTCTGCCTAACCTTCTCAAACTCCAGTCTAGGATCCATGCATTTCCTCCTAACAGGTAATTGATAAAACAGGTTATATACAGTGACTGTTGTCCCCGCACTTGGTCGAGTTAAGTCAGCTTCACAAGCTTTCAGGGCTTTCCCATTTTGAAACAGTTTCACAAATGTTTTCATTGACTTGTTTTTCTTGGATGAAATTTCCACAGCACTGGCCATGTCAGCTATACTGGCCAACGTCTCCCCCCGGAAACCATAAAACCTTGGGTTCTCCAAGTCCTGTATGGAGTTGCATTTACTGGTGAAATAACGATTTCCCACCTTGTCTACATCATCGCTTCCCATCCCAAATCCATTGTCTATCACTTGAACTTGGAAGGTTTCCATGTTCACCCTGACAGCCACACATTTTG
The Cervus canadensis isolate Bull #8, Minnesota chromosome 6, ASM1932006v1, whole genome shotgun sequence genome window above contains:
- the MLH3 gene encoding DNA mismatch repair protein Mlh3 isoform X1, with protein sequence MIKCLSVEVQARLRSGLAICSLGQCVEELALNSIDAEAKCVAVRVNMETFQVQVIDNGFGMGSDDVDKVGNRYFTSKCNSIQDLENPRFYGFRGETLASIADMASAVEISSKKNKSMKTFVKLFQNGKALKACEADLTRPSAGTTVTVYNLFYQLPVRRKCMDPRLEFEKVRQRIEALSLMHPSISFSLRNDVSGSMVLQLPKTKDICSRFCQIYGLGKSQKLREINFKYKEFELTGFISSEAHYNKNMQFLFVNKRLVLRTKLHKLIDFLLRKESIICKPKSGSASRQMNSSPRPRSNPELHGIYVINVQCQFCDYDVCLEPAKTLIEFQNWDTVLVCIQEGVKMFLKKEKLFVELSSEDIKEFSEDNDFSLFSVSLQKQVSSDEKCGQVNFQEACNNILDSYEMFNLQSKAVKRKAPVENVSTQNSRDSEAIRKETNDSFLYTYKSNGPAHCKMAESSLQNEDSACLQSRNLEQETAGASESGENKKHQKYCLEHNSPENPCGTSSAMFGSPFQTLYHFEGSGEDLEIQKVSTTVNSMDANILENNRIQNQPERFKDATEMECQPLSFETALSGEPSAQREEEKRKKPSTCGRINVFHYGQVKLCSTGFITHVVQNEQTKSTETEHLFKNYAQPGPVSAKETFGNRTLHSVETQNSKDLTSTLSKEFAQLPNESLCRTNRSYGLENKHTAAYKNFAIFRESSKKSHTGGLLPDTSSFSWGRHVSDGSKKTDKLIGPAKPIPHKKLSLNSQLGSLEKFKRQYGKVKNPLNTEVEENNTLEITTNLSPQVEPDIPLKDKNHLDNSDICEITTMKYNDSNSSCQPVNHMFFSEKFPFSKEYDCLEQQMLCLTESTITPQELPHFNRKFLDVQKSPESLASKLSRLKGSERETQKMEMSHFNELPQLDSSRKDGDLSSGLTLDSCKLFKTEHKKTESDNIPMSDSVAQGNLFSKDSETYSNNNTTEKIPGNPLVLPYDHATVTSKDSDVPIASKQQIGSPDSPSRMLMSCVEDSTANQNGTCFQSEGSIARTCSGNEESNTCSLDWQQHFDVTLGRMVYINKLTGLSTFTAPTEDVRAACTKDLTTMAVDVLLENGSQYRCHPFRSDLVLPFLPRAREERPVMRQSNRATGDDAFGPESLQSLFSEWDNPVFARYPEVAVDVSSGQAESLAVKIHNILYPYRFTKEMIHSMQVLQQVDNKFIACLMSTKTEENGEAGGNLLVLVDQHAAHERIRLEQLIIDSYEKQQPQGFGRKKLLSSTVSPPLEITVTEEQRRLLRCYHKNLEDLGLEIVFPDTSDSLVLIGKVPLCFVEREASELRRGRSTVTKGIVEEFIREQVELLQTTGGIQGTLPLTVQKVLASQACHGAIKFNDGLSFEESCRLIEALSWCQLPFQCAHGRPSMLPLANIDHLEQEKQTKPNLAKLHRMAQAWHLFGKGEGCDMGQSPQASMPPCELPREQNYCL
- the MLH3 gene encoding DNA mismatch repair protein Mlh3 isoform X2, producing MLAGSRVHEPHVYEPHQPASARPASQAAIISSQKREPLPGILTSFLPAMIKCLSVEVQARLRSGLAICSLGQCVEELALNSIDAEAKCVAVRVNMETFQVQVIDNGFGMGSDDVDKVGNRYFTSKCNSIQDLENPRFYGFRGETLASIADMASAVEISSKKNKSMKTFVKLFQNGKALKACEADLTRPSAGTTVTVYNLFYQLPVRRKCMDPRLEFEKVRQRIEALSLMHPSISFSLRNDVSGSMVLQLPKTKDICSRFCQIYGLGKSQKLREINFKYKEFELTGFISSEAHYNKNMQFLFVNKRLVLRTKLHKLIDFLLRKESIICKPKSGSASRQMNSSPRPRSNPELHGIYVINVQCQFCDYDVCLEPAKTLIEFQNWDTVLVCIQEGVKMFLKKEKLFVELSSEDIKEFSEDNDFSLFSVSLQKQVSSDEKCGQVNFQEACNNILDSYEMFNLQSKAVKRKAPVENVSTQNSRDSEAIRKETNDSFLYTYKSNGPAHCKMAESSLQNEDSACLQSRNLEQETAGASESGENKKHQKYCLEHNSPENPCGTSSAMFGSPFQTLYHFEGSGEDLEIQKVSTTVNSMDANILENNRIQNQPERFKDATEMECQPLSFETALSGEPSAQREEEKRKKPSTCGRINVFHYGQVKLCSTGFITHVVQNEQTKSTETEHLFKNYAQPGPVSAKETFGNRTLHSVETQNSKDLTSTLSKEFAQLPNESLCRTNRSYGLENKHTAAYKNFAIFRESSKKSHTGGLLPDTSSFSWGRHVSDGSKKTDKLIGPAKPIPHKKLSLNSQLGSLEKFKRQYGKVKNPLNTEVEENNTLEITTNLSPQVEPDIPLKDKNHLDNSDICEITTMKYNDSNSSCQPVNHMFFSEKFPFSKEYDCLEQQMLCLTESTITPQELPHFNRKFLDVQKSPESLASKLSRLKGSERETQKMEMSHFNELPQLDSSRKDGDLSSGLTLDSCKLFKTEHKKTESDNIPMSDSVAQGNLFSKDSETYSNNNTTEKIPGNPLVLPYDHATVTSKDSDVPIASKQQIGSPDSPSRMLMSCVEDSTANQNGTCFQSEGSIARTCSGNEESNTCSLDWQQHFDVTLGRMVYINKLTGLSTFTAPTEDVRAACTKDLTTMAVDVLLENGSQYRCHPFRSDLVLPFLPRAREERPVMRQSNRATGDDAFGPESLQSLFSEWDNPVFARYPEVAVDVSSGQAESLAVKIHNILYPYRFTKEMIHSMQVLQQVDNKFIACLMSTKTEENGEAGGNLLVLVDQHAAHERIRLEQLIIDSYEKQQPQGFGRKKLLSSTVSPPLEITVTEEQRRLLRCYHKNLEDLGLEIVFPDTSDSLVLIGKVPLCFVEREASELRRGRSTVTKGIVEEFIREQVELLQTTGGIQGTLPLTVQKVLASQACHGAIKFNDGLSFEESCRLIEALSWCQLPFQCAHGRPSMLPLANIDHLEQEKQTKPNLAKLHRMAQAWHLFGKGEGCDMGQSPQASMPPCELPREQNYCL
- the MLH3 gene encoding DNA mismatch repair protein Mlh3 isoform X3, whose product is MIKCLSVEVQARLRSGLAICSLGQCVEELALNSIDAEAKCVAVRVNMETFQVQVIDNGFGMGSDDVDKVGNRYFTSKCNSIQDLENPRFYGFRGETLASIADMASAVEISSKKNKSMKTFVKLFQNGKALKACEADLTRPSAGTTVTVYNLFYQLPVRRKCMDPRLEFEKVRQRIEALSLMHPSISFSLRNDVSGSMVLQLPKTKDICSRFCQIYGLGKSQKLREINFKYKEFELTGFISSEAHYNKNMQFLFVNKRLVLRTKLHKLIDFLLRKESIICKPKSGSASRQMNSSPRPRSNPELHGIYVINVQCQFCDYDVCLEPAKTLIEFQNWDTVLVCIQEGVKMFLKKEKLFVELSSEDIKEFSEDNDFSLFSVSLQKQVSSDEKCGQVNFQEACNNILDSYEMFNLQSKAVKRKAPVENVSTQNSRDSEAIRKETNDSFLYTYKSNGPAHCKMAESSLQNEDSACLQSRNLEQETAGASESGENKKHQKYCLEHNSPENPCGTSSAMFGSPFQTLYHFEGSGEDLEIQKVSTTVNSMDANILENNRIQNQPERFKDATEMECQPLSFETALSGEPSAQREEEKRKKPSTCGRINVFHYGQVKLCSTGFITHVVQNEQTKSTETEHLFKNYAQPGPVSAKETFGNRTLHSVETQNSKDLTSTLSKEFAQLPNESLCRTNRSYGLENKHTAAYKNFAIFRESSKKSHTGGLLPDTSSFSWGRHVSDGSKKTDKLIGPAKPIPHKKLSLNSQLGSLEKFKRQYGKVKNPLNTEVEENNTLEITTNLSPQVEPDIPLKDKNHLDNSDICEITTMKYNDSNSSCQPVNHMFFSEKFPFSKEYDCLEQQMLCLTESTITPQELPHFNRKFLDVQKSPESLASKLSRLKGSERETQKMEMSHFNELPQLDSSRKDGDLSSGLTLDSCKLFKTEHKKTESDNIPMSDSVAQGNLFSKDSETYSNNNTTEKIPGNPLVLPYDHATVTSKDSDVPIASKQQIGSPDSPSRMLMSCVEDSTANQNGTCFQSEGSIARTCSGNEESNTCSLDWQQHFDVTLGRMVYINKLTGLSTFTAPTEDVRAACTKDLTTMAVDVLLENATGDDAFGPESLQSLFSEWDNPVFARYPEVAVDVSSGQAESLAVKIHNILYPYRFTKEMIHSMQVLQQVDNKFIACLMSTKTEENGEAGGNLLVLVDQHAAHERIRLEQLIIDSYEKQQPQGFGRKKLLSSTVSPPLEITVTEEQRRLLRCYHKNLEDLGLEIVFPDTSDSLVLIGKVPLCFVEREASELRRGRSTVTKGIVEEFIREQVELLQTTGGIQGTLPLTVQKVLASQACHGAIKFNDGLSFEESCRLIEALSWCQLPFQCAHGRPSMLPLANIDHLEQEKQTKPNLAKLHRMAQAWHLFGKGEGCDMGQSPQASMPPCELPREQNYCL